One bacterium genomic window carries:
- a CDS encoding glycosyltransferase, with translation MTADSDRTTDPGPLRPGLSILIPAYNEQELLAQSVAQIRAAAAEAAEDFELVIVNDGSADRTGEILDGLAAADSHIRALHHEQNRGIGGGITTAGRHARCDRAIICPVDSPLSAAQLRAFLAASGPDTIVVGYRPRRLGYRGWQHVGSGVYHALACTLLGLRLRDVNWIHLYPTRLFSELHIEFGGIVYLAEVLAKAKRLGYRFVEIESPMAARITGVATISKPRTIWRTFWELWRLWWRLTTAPGRR, from the coding sequence ATGACTGCCGACAGCGACCGCACAACTGACCCCGGCCCGCTGCGCCCCGGCCTGAGCATCCTCATTCCTGCGTACAACGAGCAGGAGCTGCTCGCCCAGTCGGTGGCGCAGATCCGCGCGGCGGCCGCCGAGGCGGCCGAGGACTTCGAGCTGGTCATCGTCAACGACGGCAGCGCCGACCGCACCGGAGAGATACTCGACGGCCTGGCCGCCGCTGACAGCCATATCCGCGCCCTACACCACGAGCAGAACCGGGGCATCGGGGGCGGCATCACCACCGCCGGGCGCCATGCCCGGTGCGACCGGGCCATCATCTGCCCGGTGGACAGCCCCCTGTCGGCCGCGCAGCTCCGGGCCTTTCTGGCCGCCTCGGGGCCGGACACCATCGTCGTCGGCTACCGGCCCCGGCGCCTGGGCTATCGGGGCTGGCAGCACGTGGGCAGCGGCGTCTACCACGCGCTGGCCTGCACACTGCTGGGCCTGCGCCTGCGTGACGTCAACTGGATCCACCTCTATCCCACGCGCCTGTTCTCCGAGTTGCACATCGAGTTTGGGGGGATTGTCTACCTGGCCGAGGTCCTGGCCAAGGCGAAGCGTCTGGGCTATCGGTTCGTCGAGATCGAGTCACCGATGGCGGCGCGGATCACCGGCGTGGCCACGATCAGCAAGCCGCGCACGATCTGGCGCACGTTCTGGGAACTGTGGCGGCTGTGGTGGCGCCTGACCACCGCCCCCGGCCGGCGCTGA
- a CDS encoding sugar phosphate isomerase/epimerase, with the protein MGPFQLGCYIDPRDPRLAARLAWLRERGMGHIGFDGMGREDQAAREYVKAAVASSGVTVQAVHGEPGLVAAEGEEEALRAQHRHVVERAAAFGARVVVLHFGILPRPLPRDEHFGRSADLLHWLAPQAAAEGVVIALENLPPQYPAGCRIEDIISFLELLALPNVRCCLDSGHAHLAGIDVAGAVWQAAGWLYTTHLHDNCGACAAEAQVADVDRHLAPGLGTIHWPEVLRALDEVGFVEPVMFEGIRTTRHGQDLDVERATEITLANWEAFGRIAQW; encoded by the coding sequence ATGGGGCCGTTCCAGTTGGGGTGCTACATTGACCCGCGTGACCCGAGACTGGCGGCCCGGCTGGCGTGGCTGCGCGAGCGCGGTATGGGGCACATCGGCTTCGACGGCATGGGCCGTGAGGATCAGGCGGCGCGCGAGTACGTCAAGGCGGCGGTGGCGAGCAGCGGCGTCACTGTGCAGGCGGTGCATGGGGAGCCCGGGCTGGTAGCGGCTGAGGGCGAGGAGGAGGCGCTGCGGGCCCAGCACCGGCACGTCGTGGAGCGCGCGGCCGCCTTCGGGGCGCGGGTGGTCGTGCTCCACTTCGGCATTCTGCCCCGGCCGCTGCCGCGCGACGAGCACTTCGGGCGCAGTGCCGACCTGCTCCACTGGCTGGCTCCGCAGGCCGCCGCCGAGGGGGTCGTCATCGCCCTGGAGAACCTGCCGCCGCAGTACCCGGCGGGCTGCCGCATCGAGGACATCATCAGCTTCCTCGAGTTGCTGGCCCTGCCGAACGTGCGCTGCTGCCTGGACAGCGGCCATGCGCACCTGGCGGGGATTGACGTGGCGGGGGCGGTGTGGCAGGCGGCGGGGTGGCTCTACACGACGCACCTCCACGACAATTGCGGCGCGTGCGCGGCGGAGGCGCAGGTGGCGGACGTGGACCGGCACCTGGCGCCGGGCCTCGGCACCATCCACTGGCCGGAGGTTCTGCGAGCCCTGGACGAGGTCGGCTTCGTGGAGCCCGTCATGTTCGAGGGGATACGCACCACGCGGCATGGCCAGGACCTGGATGTGGAGCGCGCGACGGAGATCACGCTGGCGAACTGGGAGGCCTTCGGGCGGATCGCGCAGTGGTAG